A genomic stretch from Leptospira licerasiae serovar Varillal str. VAR 010 includes:
- a CDS encoding acyl-CoA thioesterase: MELTIDKPVLSPYSFARIRFQDCDPFGHLNNARYMDYFLEARSEQLRETANFDFYEYGSSSGKSWVVSKVETQYLEPVKQNDVVKIVTRLIKLTPATIHNEYLLLDKEGSRLKAVLRAQFSFIDLQKGRPVRHDQEMMSFLGNFVFSESGLNDGSFEDRVKQLRKQVSEGKYSQD, from the coding sequence ATGGAATTGACGATTGATAAACCGGTGCTTTCCCCTTATAGTTTTGCAAGGATTCGCTTCCAGGATTGTGATCCTTTCGGGCATTTGAATAACGCAAGGTATATGGATTATTTTTTGGAAGCTCGTTCCGAGCAGTTGAGGGAGACCGCAAATTTCGATTTTTACGAATACGGTTCCAGCTCGGGTAAATCTTGGGTGGTAAGTAAAGTGGAGACTCAATATTTGGAACCGGTCAAGCAGAACGATGTTGTGAAGATCGTAACTCGTTTGATCAAGCTGACTCCCGCAACGATCCACAATGAATACTTACTTTTGGACAAGGAAGGAAGTCGGTTGAAGGCTGTTTTAAGAGCACAGTTTTCTTTTATCGATCTTCAAAAGGGACGTCCTGTTCGGCATGACCAAGAGATGATGTCTTTTTTAGGGAACTTTGTATTTAGTGAGTCCGGTTTGAATGACGGTTCTTTTGAGGACAGGGTAAAACAGTTGCGAAAACAAGTGTCGGAGGGAAAATATTCCCAAGACTGA